The Methanosarcinales archaeon genomic interval AGCTGCCGGGATAGCAGAGAACAGTGGAGAGAAGAAAAGTGCCAGCGAAAAGAGTATTGCAACGACTACTGCCGTCAATCCTGTTCTGCCACCGACCTCAATGCCTGTAGTCGACTCGATATACGTCCCGGTGGTTGTTGTGCCTGCCATTCCGGCAAAGACTGTGGCAAGAGCATCGGACAGAAGCGGTTTTCCAATTTCTGGAATGTTTCCGTTTTCATCCAGAAAACCTGCCCTTGCAGACGCACCTATGAGCGTACCCATGGTATCCAGCAGATCCATTGTGAACATAGTAAGGATCACAGCAAAAAATCCCCATGTCAGCGCACCGAAAATATCAAGTTGAAGAAAAATAGGGGAAATACTGGGCGGCATACTGACCAATGCGACCGGAGCTTCTGAAATACCTGTGATGAAACCGATAAGTGCCGTTACGATCATACCTATCAGGATGGCTCCTTTTATGCGCCTAATCATAAGGGCGCCGATGAAAATTAAACCGAATATGGCAAGCGCAACACCGCTGGTATTAAGGGGGCCCACATGTACGGGTGCTCCTTGGACTCCCAGTGTTACTATACCTGAATTGACAAGACCGATGAAAGAGATGAAGAGTCCTATGCCTACTGCAAAACTATATTTTAGATTTCCGGGTATGGCTTTTACCATTAATTTCCGGGCTCCAACTAGAGTTAAAAGTGTGAATAGTACTCCGCTTATGAACACTGCTCCAAGTGCGGTCTGCCATGAATAGCCCAGAACACCAACTACTGTATAAGCAACAAAAGCATTTTCACCCATATATGGAGCGATCGCAAAGGGCCTTTTTGCATAAAGTCCCATCAGAAGTGTGCCGAAGATGGCTGAGATGATGGTTGCGACCATCGACGGACCGAACGGAATACCGGCAGCCTGTAGAATTGCAGGATTCACGACAATGATATATGCCATGGTCATGAAGGTCACAAGCCCTGCCGTTATTTCTGTTCTTATGGTTGTCCCATTCTTCTTCAATTGAAAATAATTCTCTATGATGTTACCCATACATTTCACCCTTATGCCACTGAATCATATCAATTAATGATGATAATTATCTGAAAACTTCATGTATAAATATTAATTGATTTGCAGTGGCATCTTGAGAATTGAGAAATGGAACCACCATCTTCATCAATCTACCATGCGACCGCCGATGCCCCTGACAATCTGTCGTGGGTGGGGTGACGCTTGCCGACTGAAGGAGGTTTCATGCTGTCGTGTCGGAAGTTGAATTTACATCCTACACGATTCAGGATCAATGAACTCAATGGAAGGAGAACAGGTAAGTTTAAAGTCAAAGTATCACCCTAGATGCCGGGTACAGAGCGTGAGCGGCATCCGAGGTCCTTGATTAACTCCACTCTCTTTCTTATGCTCCTGAAAAAAAGTAAAAGCCAAAAAAGAATTATGCCATAAGAGAAACATAGAAAATTAAATAATGATAGTTTACAGATACTTTAAAAAAGTTATAACATCAAAGTGGCATCATCGTAAATATTTCATACAATTTAAAATATTATGAAAAATTTGGTGGAACGGTATGAGGTTGACAATTTTCCTAATAATTTTCCTATTTCTG includes:
- a CDS encoding NCS2 family permease yields the protein MGNIIENYFQLKKNGTTIRTEITAGLVTFMTMAYIIVVNPAILQAAGIPFGPSMVATIISAIFGTLLMGLYAKRPFAIAPYMGENAFVAYTVVGVLGYSWQTALGAVFISGVLFTLLTLVGARKLMVKAIPGNLKYSFAVGIGLFISFIGLVNSGIVTLGVQGAPVHVGPLNTSGVALAIFGLIFIGALMIRRIKGAILIGMIVTALIGFITGISEAPVALVSMPPSISPIFLQLDIFGALTWGFFAVILTMFTMDLLDTMGTLIGASARAGFLDENGNIPEIGKPLLSDALATVFAGMAGTTTTGTYIESTTGIEVGGRTGLTAVVVAILFSLALFFSPLFSAIPAA